Proteins from one Cellulosilyticum lentocellum DSM 5427 genomic window:
- the miaA gene encoding tRNA (adenosine(37)-N6)-dimethylallyltransferase MiaA, giving the protein MKRPLILIAGPTASGKTQTSVLLAKAINGEIISADSMQIYKGMDIGTAKVKPEEMQGIPHYMIDEWEADFPCSVATFKERVKSYLEEIYQKGKIPILVGGTGFYINAILFDTQFEETSPDEDYREELQHFVNENGVDKLHEMLREVDPISAENIHANNIKRVIRALEYYKETGHPISAHNEEEKEKRKGNESPYAYTFFALTMERSKLYERINLRIDQMVEEGLVEEVRHFFEAGYSEDLPSMKAIGYKEFFPYFKGEETLEASIEQLKQNTRRYAKRQLTWFKHQANPIFLSVDQLGFNPETIVSEMLSKINLNNKDLEV; this is encoded by the coding sequence ATGAAACGACCACTTATTTTAATTGCAGGACCTACTGCTTCAGGTAAAACACAAACGAGTGTTCTGTTGGCAAAAGCAATTAATGGAGAAATTATATCAGCTGATTCTATGCAAATTTATAAAGGAATGGATATTGGAACGGCTAAAGTAAAGCCAGAAGAAATGCAAGGTATTCCTCATTATATGATTGATGAATGGGAAGCAGATTTTCCTTGTAGCGTAGCTACTTTTAAAGAGCGTGTCAAAAGTTATTTAGAAGAGATTTATCAAAAAGGGAAGATACCTATTTTAGTAGGAGGTACAGGTTTTTATATAAATGCTATTTTATTTGATACCCAATTTGAAGAAACTTCACCAGATGAAGACTATAGAGAAGAGCTTCAGCATTTTGTAAATGAAAATGGTGTAGATAAGCTTCATGAGATGCTGAGAGAAGTAGACCCGATTAGTGCTGAAAATATTCATGCTAACAACATTAAACGTGTAATTCGTGCTTTAGAATATTATAAAGAAACGGGACATCCTATTTCAGCCCATAATGAGGAGGAAAAGGAAAAGCGTAAGGGGAATGAATCACCTTATGCCTATACTTTCTTTGCATTAACTATGGAACGTAGCAAGTTATATGAAAGAATTAACTTGCGCATTGACCAAATGGTAGAAGAAGGTTTAGTTGAAGAAGTCAGACACTTTTTTGAAGCAGGTTATAGTGAAGACTTACCTTCTATGAAAGCCATTGGTTATAAAGAATTCTTTCCTTATTTTAAAGGAGAGGAGACCCTAGAAGCCTCTATTGAACAGCTTAAGCAAAATACAAGACGCTATGCTAAAAGACAGCTGACTTGGTTTAAACACCAAGCTAATCCTATTTTCTTATCAGTTGATCAGCTAGGATTTAATCCCGAGACAATCGTGTCAGAAATGTTATCAAAAATTAATCTAAATAATAAGGATTTGGAAGTATAA
- the hfq gene encoding RNA chaperone Hfq: MSKVINLQDVLLNQLRKDKISIIVFLTNGFQLKGIIKGFDNFVVILESEGKQQMIYKHAISTLVPSKPVNLNAAE, encoded by the coding sequence ATGAGTAAAGTTATTAATTTACAAGACGTCTTATTAAATCAATTAAGAAAAGATAAAATATCAATTATTGTATTCCTTACTAATGGATTCCAACTTAAAGGAATCATTAAAGGATTTGATAATTTTGTTGTGATTCTAGAAAGTGAAGGCAAACAACAAATGATCTATAAGCATGCCATTTCTACTTTGGTACCATCAAAACCAGTTAATTTAAATGCAGCAGAGTAA